TATTTTGTTAAAATACAGAACCAGACTGAATTGCTTCAGGAGGCCAAAATTTCATTAGCAGATGCACAAAGTTTTGTGTTAGCTGGGTCTCACAATGACAGCATTTTTATTCTTCCAAAATCTGAGCACATTGTCCGATACAAGCTTGTTCCACTTGCCTCAGGCGCACAACAGCTACCGAGATTCACGTTAACATCAGTTAGATATTCAACGGGGTTTCAGCCCTCAATTGCTGCATCGACAATTTTTGTATTTCCTTCTAAGCCTCATTTCAAGATGGCTGCTGTGGGAGATGACAGGATGGCTGTGGGAGATGACAGGATGGAATCAGTGGTGGCTGAATGAATCGTGCCTCTcttgaataattttttgcagATACAAAGTGGATGCGATGACAGGCTTGTTAGATGCTTGTTGGCTTGGTTTGCGCTGTATTTCGCTAATGTCGAGCAATGACGAGGTGGTTTACTCGGAAACATCAAGTTCAGGTTCGTATATTTCGTGGATCAATTGCATTGCCACATTTTGATTAGGAAATGGTTTGCACCTTTTCGAAGTATGGTTTTATCAACGGGAGGGGctgaacttggagaatcctaaCAAGAACGTACGATGCTAATGGGGCGAAATATCAAGTAAAAATGGTTTGGAAGACCCAAGTCTGGATGTGAAGAGTACACTGGTTCAACTACTTTCACTGATGGTTGCAGCCGGTGTCGGCGGGGGGACGGTGATCGGAATTGACCGACGGTAACTCGTGTTTCAGATTTATGACACTGGTGTGGGTTGGAAGTAGTAAAAGAGGTGACATTTCTTTGTATCTTTAATGTTAATGATTTGATAAAAGTTAAACAATCAAGGACATGATGATTTTACAGTTTGCAGTTTGCACCCGTCAATACTTACAACCAAATGGAATTTTGAATAAGGTTGTGCCCTTTGGAAAACTGATAAACTTAGCGGGGGGTTTTGTAATTAACTATAAAGTACTCTTCAAAACATGGAGATAATAACAAGATAAAttgttttttcttaaaattcaaaattcatgcTGACAGTGGTAACTGAAACTAATCTTTATCTATATAGGAGGATTCGAACTTGGCGCGGTAAGAGAAGTACGTTGTCATGACCTTAAACCGACTTgtacataaatttaaaatttatagtttcaTCAAAAGCCAGATGGCTTGCTTCAAGGGTCATATCATAGGCTCAGaagctttttccttttttttttttttttggttattgtTTGTGAAGCAGTTGGTTTgataaaaatacttttaaaaagGTGATCATGCTATCGTTTACGTAACAATCTAACGAAAATAGTGACAAATTTTCACGAAATGATCAAAACGATTTAAAATGAACAAACTCATAAAccacttctattttttttaattgttagtaACAAAGCTGAGGAGTTATGCTAATCTCAgaaatcattttggctaaaaagtttGGTTTGGTAACGGGGGATTTCGAACTCAGGCATAGCAGGTTGTCCAAATTCGAAAttgtaaatttgattaaatTCATGGAGTGCAGGAGAACAAGGCTCCATAAGTATAAACCTTACATAATACAACCAAAAAATAACTAGAAGCTGAACTCTACCACCACACATCTCACTCATCATCAGCTCACCACATTCCCCCGACGACGGCTCAGTCTGACCAGCACAATATCTGTTTGTACAACCAATACAGTTTTCACGCTTCTTCCGGAAAAGAACAGGTTTCGCGCTTTAATTTACAGAGACTCCGGACTTGTGGACGGCCTAATTCTTGAAGGCATTCGCATGGGTTTGTTTACTGCACCACCAAATGTACCATGTAGGGAATTCTTTGGTGTGATGGACATTTTGTTCAACGCAGAGTCAAATTCATCGAGATCGTAATGCTGTTCCTCCAAGCTGTGCAAAATCGCATAATCCATCCCGTCCACATTTTCATTCGCAACAGATTCACCTATGTCTTCGTCACTGGAATCTTCGTCAATATCATATGTAGGATGAACCATAGACCAGAAAATGAACTTCGGCCGGATGTATCTTTAGATAAAGGAAAAACCAGTGTCAGAAAAGCTTTCAAAAGAAATTTTTAGGCATTGGATTCTTACAGCTAACAAAACACTTTCCTTTTTGACCTTGAAAGTTCAAAGTTAATACAAACCAGTCACTTTTCTTCAGCAAGCACGGGTCAAATGGGAAGAACATATCGAGCCTTTCCCTCCCGCCAAATTCCTTCGTGGCTCACAACCGAAATGAGCCGTTCATAGTCCTTGTTTTTAGCCAAGGTCACTAAAACCCTAAATTGGTGTAAGAAATGCCCAGTTCGGGAATCGGAATCCTTACCGCTGGTGACCCCTGAAGACACCGAGCAAAGAATATCCCTGATGTGATCACGAGGTCGGAATCGGTGAAATCCCCGTCCTCCGCCATCTCGTTGAAAGTCGCCTCGTTGTTCCTGAACTCGACGCCCATGGTTGTCTCGCCCTTAGCCCACCCTGCGGATCCTCCTGCAAAGAATTTCAGTGCGGATACCCCGGGCGTCGGGGATTCCGGTTCAGCTGGGATAGCAGGCGGAGGTGGCTTGGAAAAGAGAGCGGCCAGCCGGCTTCTTTGCTGGAGCTGCTGCGGCTATGGAGTCCTTGCTTCTTCAGTGTCGTGTGCGGCcacgagtgagagagagagagagtttggaagaatgaaaaaccccaaaaaaccaGGGTTTCCAAGAAGCGGCTGCTTCTTTTTTGCATGTATATGTATCATCGTCTTAGTACAAATATATTCTATCACTTATActatctctctaatagagacgGGACGCACATGTACCCTACCCTTATTAAAGAGATTATACAAATATGACGCAACACGAATCTAGTAAGGATTACAAGcgtaaatacttaaaaaaaaaattatggggtCCACTAGTTTGATTTGCAAAAGATAAATTGGTTTAATGGATAATTAATTAAGAGATCTTTTCATCATAAAAATTCATCCCGCTCGTCTTACATCAAAATATGTGGTAAGTAAAGCATTACTTCTTACATAATTGCATTAGCATAAGCAGCTAGAATGTGAAAGAGCCAAATTGGTTGTAAGCGGATCCCAGAAGAAGCTGCCTTGTCTGGAAACACAAAAGCAGCCACGGTGTGCGGTGCTTTGTTACAAGATCAAGAACAATAGCGAAACGAAATCGACTGAAACTGAGAAGCTAGCACCATTTATCGCCATCACTGTGTTCTTCATTCCTCCTCAACGTAGGCACTAATAACTCAGCTCTCTCATCCTCATTCACCTCCGCGTACTCCCCCCAACCCAATGCCCCAAGCAACGATCCATCCGGGGCAGCGCCATTAAACACCCACTCGTTCCGGCATCTCCATACGTGCCACAAACCAAACACCACCTGCTGCATCAGTTCCGCGCCCTCCTTTTTGTTGGAGTTTTTGGACAAGgcttgtctgccctccactttcaGTGCCCTCTCCGTGCCTtcctatttgtgtggtcacggttaaaccacgtcaatattttatattatttttttatagatataataagacaaaaatgaatagtaatataaaatgttgacgtggcttaaccgtgaccacacaaaacagtagggcacgaggagggcagacaatccttgtccggaGTTTTTAGGGTATTTTTaaatgagtaaattgtagcaatggttcctcaactttaatcaaattagagtaatggtccctcaacttatcaaaatgtgtagttatagttattttcatcaatttcgtcaaaattttgtcaaaataagttatgttggaataaccatttatataattagggtccctcaacttatcaaagtgtgtaattatggtccttttcgtcaactgcgtcaaaatttttgtcaaaacgagttatgttggaatgaccattgctacaattgggttaaagttaagggacaatttctccagttgaattaaagttgagggaccaatggtaatgaatttttaattgaggaaccattactccaattgagttaaagttaacggaccataactacaatttactctttttaaATACAAAGTCGATTTATTTCCTAAAATTATGGTTGTTAATATTATCACTTAATTGAtaattagtactacggtctaatattattacttttcacttgtaagtgagaggtcttaggttcgattctcatcaaagacgaatttgaaccacattattatgattCGCCCATTGTAAGGCTTAGCCCAATCTTccaccccttagtgtagataacatcacttattcaaaaaaaaaattatcacttAATTGGTTGGTATCCATCACTTTTTGTGTACCGTTTTTATAACAGCCACATATATATTAGTAGCTATAGTAGCCGTTTTGCTTGTGCATTCATTGGCATCTTTATTTTGATATCAATTATTTCCTTTGTAACTGTTAGTCACTATTTTGATGTGAATCATTATCCTTATATCTCCAAAATATAAATAAGAGTTGATCAAGTGATTCTCTTATTTGAACCACTCATTCATATATGAAGCTTCTCATAAAAACTCTCTCCAATTCTCTCCTCCCTCGTTTATGGATCcctcattctttcaaatgttgATATGTCATTCAATTGTTTGGTACCAATGGAAGAATCAAACCGTTCACTCGATCCAAGTATTGGGAGTGTATGCTTATAAGGATCATATGTGGTTGTATCTTGGAAAATAGGGCGTCATAACCTGTTATACCGAGACATTATCTTAGAGAGGTGAAATCTACTCTTAAGGACAATGAACTTACAGACCTCAACCTAaaatattgttttaataaaggataGATGAAGAGCTTTCACTACCTACCAAAGATAagtattttatcttattttgtttattttatttttaaaatttttgtaaCAAAATTGTGATATactaatattaattttatatgatTTGTTATAACAGAAGTAGCATCCGTATTGCTGAATATTTCCAACACTTCTTTTTGTTGATTTCTCTTATGCAAATTCTTCCAGCAATCTAGGAAATCACCCCCCTCCACTTGTATGATATCTAGTCGCAACGGACTCCCAAACCAAAAACCTGAGCAAACGgacaacaaaaaaataagtgaTTGATGATCGTTGAATCAAATGCAATGTATCAATAATAAATACATGGAAGGTACTCTAAAatagagagttttaacgaaacactcacaatattgtttacttttaacgaaaaaccacatttttactttttcctattactattcactacatctttatttgtcatttttcattaaaactattttttttttaaatttttcgttaatttttctttaaaatatgATTACATTTGTATTTCAAGCCCAATGTATAATTATTTGGTAAAACTTTATTTGCCCCTTACTAAAAACCTATTCATGAGACGTTGCTAAATATTTACCTGAAATTACTATTCCATTTTAGGACAAAAGTGGAATTaccattaatttaaaaaattaataataaaatactttCCAGGCGGTTTTCATGTCATTTTGGACTATTTTTGACTCTATGACCCTCTGGCCGGatcagttggagatgacctaatgAAGAGTGTCAAGGCTGAGAAACTTATGTAAACTCTGTATTGTCATAGTGATAGTTTCTAAAACTTATCATAGATAGTATCATGAAATTTAACATTCTCACATAACAATACATGATTTATTTGAAATACCGTTACTGCAACAAGTGAAGAATGTGAAGTACACATTGGACAAGAGAAAAGCAGATCATGTGATGAGTGATAGGAGATGAGTCCTCACTCCTCGGTCCTCACACACTATGATAGTGGCAGTTACTAGAAAACCGACCCACCCGCCCATCTATCCATCCATCCACCCATCATCTATCATCCCATGCATCCTCCATGAAACACCAAAAAATCATCACCATAAAAGATAGCCCCCAAAAGGCTTTAGCTGGTAGGAGTAGATGCACAGAAACACGGTTATGCCGTGACCAGCTGCTTTGCAATGCCAGCTGGATGCTGTTGAACGATCAAATTCCAACCCACAGCCCATAAAGCAGCAACACGTGTCATACACCACACGTGGACACTCGACACTGCATTTACTGCGCCTCCAACCCAATGGACCCAACCCAATCCGTCGGGAAAATTTTATTCTGTTCGGAAAATGAATGATATACCACGTATTATTATAAattaagagaaattttatttttcaagttgttaattatttaacaaaaatattttattaattgtatAGCGACACGTAATATATCTTTCCATTCCAAGtaaactgaaaaatctctccaactcCACAGGTTATAACCCAAGGACTCCCATCCGACCACCCATACCAACCTCCCCTataaaatccaaatgaaaaaaacagatactttttttctttttcttgcatTATGGtgttttatttatgcattaaaaAGGCCACTTTTTAGTCAATTTATGGACCGACGTGTAATACATTTACGATTTAAATCTCTAAAGATTGTACTTCTGAAAAAATGGAATCTAACTTTTTCTTTTACATTATatttagatgaagaaatttaagattacgaaggaattttaaaatgacgaaaattgaattgacgagattttattttttagaatttgtgaattttcttgtttgattaacctaaaagaacaatggaattaaatacagaatttgttatttttaagctCTCAATTAtataaattgggaaatgacacatatttacatagaatttgggaatttttagttttttttccaTGCGAAAATTCTAAATTCTTATATTTATGAGTCCAAACAAGGAAAtttgtgcatgtcaatttacaaattctgatttttatctaattccaaatttattcccctcatccaaacataatgttaaaaattatttcCTACAATTCCAAGAGTTTGGTTCAATAGAGCAAATGTTTAAAATTCTCGCTTCAAATTTGAACTCATACGGAATCACGGATACATATTTTGAAGCCACCGACCTATTTTACCATATTGTTTCAATATAAAGTTAGATATATGTTACCGTCTCATGCCATACTAAAACTGTTTGAGCGGCAATAAGTCAACGTGTCCCGCAATATTTTGTGGATTAAAAGATAAAAATGTAATCTCATAAAATGGCTTTTTAATTTAACTAGAAAGTACAAAAATTAATGGGTCGAATTCACTCACGAGGGCGGATGCCCCTCGTTTCCGTCTTGTTTTGGACTAGGGAGAGAATTGAATTAGGTGGGTCCCATGGAAACTATGTGCAATAAATGATTGCGGTTTAATTGATTcattaagagcaactccacccatgtgggttgctcgggggacagtgGAGAAGAAGGGGCCGGAGGCCCGGTGGAGAGAGGTCTAGCCGTGTGGAGGCCGAGCGACGGTGGGAGCCCGAGCGAAgggggggtggggagtcgacgggcctgtggcccgagggctttgcaattttttattatttttttgtgtcagagagagagagagcttttgcaaatttttattatttaaacaaacaaaaaaaactattattttaattgcttattgccagggggagggttccaagggtggagatgtaaatgacaattactgttcattaatggtagttactatttatttaaggcagttactgttcaatatggtggattgaatagtggattgccagggggagggctttatgggtggagttgctctaaggcCTAAACAACGGCGATTAGCAGTTTTGCACAAAACTAATAACCCAGGTTTAATTGTTTCATGTTAATTCATTTATTACATGCAAGGAAGGAACTACAGTTCACATGAATAACGTTACACttatcatatatttgtatatatttttttaaataggaCCCACCAACACATATGAATCTAATTTCTATTAAAGAAATAATACAATTGATTGTACAAATATATAGTAAAAAATTAACTTTTTGTTTACACATGTATTTGGAGTTAATCACTCTGCCCTGTTGTGATTTGGAACAAGCGGTATTGTGATTTGGAGAGTTAAGGTTTCGTCATGTCATTTAAAAATTTGCCAATGTTTACAAAATGCGACACTTTTGATTCATGATCGTTTAACTATCAACTTAACTATTATTTTTTGTGACGTGACATTTATTAGAATCATTTTGCTCTTACTTGAACACTAAATTGGTGCCTCATAAAATCATAGATACCTtaagaaatgtaagatcttttaTCAAAGAAATCCTTAATCTAGTGAAAGAAAATGTGTCGAAAGCACCAAACCATCGcgtaagcaaaaaaaaaaacctcgcTGATTGTCACGTCATAATTAACAGTTAACTTAGAGATACATTTAGACAATATTATTACCTTTGAGAAAGTTTAAAGTTGTTCTTCATTTTTATAAAACATGAACCAAACTATCACTATTTGCTAAACGAAAGATGCAACTGCGTCCAACAGATAAGAGGAGCGATGCCTTACGTGCAACAAGCAAAAAATGAAGGCAGTGGTGACTATTGAGAGCAAATCGCTATATATCAATGAGATTATTGACTCATCTGATAACCAATCATCCCATGAGTCATAATCAGCTTCAcgctatatatatgcatcaaaatATCATCTTCCTTttcataaatacttaaaaacccaaaattttcttttttttttgggtagtgATATTCACATATgcatttttatttcttatacactattttagtttttgttaaTTGATTTTCTTGATTTCATTCgatctacaacaacaacaaaacattttctCACTAAGTGAGGTCGGCTATACGAATCAtagaacgccattgcactcGATTATGTGTCACGTAttccattagatccaagtactctaagagctcgtttggatatgctttttaaaataactgaaaacacttttggtgaaaatgtttttggaaccaatccttagtaaaaatgcaagtaaatcttgaaaaagcacttaaagtgtttccTGTAAGAAGAACGTAATTGATGCTTCTTGCAGAAATCACTTAAAGTACTTTTGGTaccaaaaaacattttctctaaaaacgctttcaactattttaaaagcacatccaaacgagccctaagtcttttcttagagtctcttccacaGTATTCATAGggcttcctctactccttcagCCTTGAACCTCTATTTTgtaatcatttcatttcattcgaTTTGAcgatataaaattaaaaaagtgtatGTGAGGTAAAATGACTGTGGCGGTAGCACCACCATTTTTCCTTTCCCCTTTTCTTACATCTCTTATATATAAAGCGAGAGCCCCAATTTAGGATCacggttttgacaaaaaacattaggacaaaattgcccctcaaccaaaaaaattcaaaagcaactcaatataatatatcaaataatacAGGGGTAATTTGAtcatcataaaatataatataaatataagtggcaaaagagaaaaaaaataaaaaaatggaaggatgagtgaaagttgatggtgcttacatgaaggggaaataaaaatataataaaaaataaggaaaataatGAATATTGTGTTCAAAACATATTTAGTGTTGCGTAGTACCGATGATAAATTAGTAAagttcattttataaaaaaaaattagtaccttacaatatgttagtaataatgtgatttaatcaattgtttattaaatattattttctttataaaaaatgtattttgcatgcggataataatgtaattaaattaattatcaaatgattgttttttaggggtgtgcttagcctcacaataggataacaataatgtaattcaatcaattatttattaaatattattttctctattcttaatgtaaattctatagaaaccgattttattatgtgaatttagtTGCTTTAATTAGTTTATGAAATGTTTCTTTTAGTATaatctaaaattattcatttacttcagatatttaattttttttctttcaatttatgcatataaatacatttaaaatatgcAAGTTATACGTGGCACgacataatttaaaaaaaatcttttgcaCGTGCGCCTGTACAAAGGCTAGCATaaagttaaaataaataaaaattcaaccaaagaagattgagagagagaaagaagagagcgCATGGAAATAGCTGGATTTGTGAGAGGACGACGCAAGAGTGTCTTGATTTCTTGCGTCCAAATTCCATAACGATCCCCACCTCTCTACTCTCCACACCCACCACTCTCCTCCTCCACTCACACTTTCACACCCAAgaatcaaattttgattttgtttttgtcaGCAGCGGAGGAAAATGGAAACGACGGCGTTTGAGTCAGTGGACCAAGTGGTGCAAGAGATCATGAGAATTCACAGATCTTTGCCGCCGAGGCCGGCCGTCGATGAGGTGGAAGCGGCGGTGACGCTGGTTCGGAATGTGGAGATGGCGGAGCAGGCCAGGCTCGACGCCATTGCCAGGCAGACCAAGAGCTTGCAAGTTCCGGAGGAGCTGTTCATGGTGCTGCAGGAGATGCAGAGGAAGTTGGTCTACTTCAACAGCAAGGAGGAGATGCGGGAGGCCCATAAGTTGCTCGATCTCGAGAACCTACATAATCTGTTCGACGATTTGATTCAGAGAGCCTCCACTTGCGTCTCCTCTCCCAATTCCACTTCTTCCTCTTCGGCGGCGGCAATGGCGGCGGTGAATTTGAGTTCGAAGTCGAATTCCGTTTCTGGGGTTCTTCCTCACAGgccctctccttcttcttctggttcTGCTGCTGCTACTGCTGCTGCGTATGTGTTCAACACTGACAGGGGAGGTGTTGCTAAAACTGCTTCAGCCAGAGTCAGCAGAGATGACAGTTTCGTGGTCAGCAAGCCCAAGAAAGCATTCTACTTGGATGGAATTGGGGCTGGACCTGCTGTTTCTGCAACACCCCAGATAGTGGATTCGTCTCTGAGGTCGGTTTCCGCTCTCAACTCAACCGGAGGAGGTGGAGTTGGAGGTGGGTTTTCGATACACTATATAaatttatcatatttttattgatttatagGTTTGAATTGTTTATTGATTTATTGGGAATTGTTTCTCGGGCTCTTTGCTTTATTGGGTAATGTGGGTTTCATTTGTTTGATTGATCGTTTGTGTGTTGGGTTCTATAGGTCAAGAGGGTGAAAAATTGAGTCTAATAAAGTTGGCGAGTTTAATTGAAGTGTTCGCAAAGAAAGGCACTAAGGATGTTAATCTTCGGAACAAGTTGATGGATCAAATCGAATGGCTGCCTGACTCGATAGGAAAGCTTTCTGGATTGGTCTCCCTTGATTTGTCCGAAAACCGGATTCTGGTCCTCCCAACCACCATTGGAGGTCTTTCCTCCTTGACCAAATTGGATTTGCACTCAAACAGGATTGCTCAGCTGCCCGACACTATTGGAGATCTTCTTAGCCTTGTCTCACTAGACCTTAGAGCAAACGACTTGACTGCTGTGCCGGCTACCTTTGGCCGATTGGTGCGTCTTGAAGAGCTCGATTTGAGCTCAAACAGGCTCGCTGTGCTTCCTGACACAATTGGGTCCCTTGCTAGCCTCAAGACATTGAATGTTGAGACCAATGATATTGACGAAATTCCTCATACTATTGGTCATTGTACCTCGCTCAAAGAGCTGCGTGCAGATTATAACCGGCTTAAAGCACTTCCTGAAGCTGTGGGAAAGATTGAGAGCTTGGAGGTTTTGTCCGTGCGTTACAATAACATCAAACAGTTGCCCACAACCGTGTCATCTCTATTGAGTCTGAGGGAGCTGGATGTGAGTTTCAATGAGCTTGAGTCAGTGCCTGAGAACTTGTGTTTTGCCACCTCACTTGTTAAGATGAACATTGGAAACAATTTTGCTGATCTGCGATCCCTGCCAAGGGCTATTGGGAACCTCGAGATGCTTGAAGAGTTGGATATCAGCAACAACCAGATACGGGTTCTCCCAGACTCTTTCAGGATGCTCACTCGACTACGTGTTCTACGTGTTGAAGAAAACCCTCTTGAAGTCCCACCAAGACACATAGCTGAAAAGGGGGCGCAAGTAAGTTTCTTCTGTTGTTTTGACTTCTTTATCCAATAGGTTTGTAACTTCTATCTCAAGGTTAACTGTGCTCCCTTGATGCATCTTAGGCTGTTGTTCAATACATGGCTGAGCTGGTCGTAAAAAGAGATGTTAAAGCACAACCTGTTAAGCAGAAAAAGACTTGGGCTCAAATCTGCTGCTTCTCGAGGTCAAACAAAAGGAAGCGCAATGGTGAAGATTATGTAAAAGCCTGATTAATCACTGAATCCCTGACAAGAGATGTGAAAATTTCTATCGAGTAAGTTACCAAAACAATATCTTGGCGAATTTACTAATAAGCCGGAAAAGTAGAATTCATGCATTTTACCTCTACCTATTGTGGTGGCATGAGGACATAGTTTTACTGGTTTGCTAGTTGTGAGCATGTATGATTAAATATATGTAACGAGTACTACTAGGGATGATTTGATTGGGTTTTCTGTCACATTTTTGTGCCACTCACATACCTTTCTTGTTTCTTTCTAACAGGAATACCAGCTGTTAGCAGGCTAGATGAGAAAAGGGACCATGAATCAACGTCAACTAAGATGGTGGGTTTCTAAATCGTTCCATTGACTCTTCCATACGAAAATTGTATatctgttttttatttgttattgttacaattttttttcgtttAATCCATCTGTATTTCTGTCATCTTTGAGTCAAAATGAGGTGTACAATTCAGCCGGCATATAGGAGAAACGAAAAAACTTGTGCTCTGTAAATCACTTCCAATCCATTGTTCATGTATCTCCGTATGTGTATCCTTTCTACCACTTGTAATAGGATTTGTTTCCACTCAAAGAGAATCTAGCATCTTATGTTTACTTCATTGTTGCTGATTTAGTAAAAATATTCAGATTCTGACTTTCGACCTGATCTGGGTACCCAAAGTCTTGATCTTATCAGTAGGATGGAGGATCTTGGCCTAAGTTTCTCACTCAGAGCTTATGAATATTCCCCTGCTCCCAAGTCCAGATAGATGCCTGATTCTTGCTTAATGCTTAATAGGTTGTTAACTTTGCTCCCAATTGCTCTCCACAGATTATATCTGAGCAGAAG
Above is a window of Malus sylvestris chromosome 15, drMalSylv7.2, whole genome shotgun sequence DNA encoding:
- the LOC126604066 gene encoding plant intracellular Ras-group-related LRR protein 4-like, yielding METTAFESVDQVVQEIMRIHRSLPPRPAVDEVEAAVTLVRNVEMAEQARLDAIARQTKSLQVPEELFMVLQEMQRKLVYFNSKEEMREAHKLLDLENLHNLFDDLIQRASTCVSSPNSTSSSSAAAMAAVNLSSKSNSVSGVLPHRPSPSSSGSAAATAAAYVFNTDRGGVAKTASARVSRDDSFVVSKPKKAFYLDGIGAGPAVSATPQIVDSSLRSVSALNSTGGGGVGGQEGEKLSLIKLASLIEVFAKKGTKDVNLRNKLMDQIEWLPDSIGKLSGLVSLDLSENRILVLPTTIGGLSSLTKLDLHSNRIAQLPDTIGDLLSLVSLDLRANDLTAVPATFGRLVRLEELDLSSNRLAVLPDTIGSLASLKTLNVETNDIDEIPHTIGHCTSLKELRADYNRLKALPEAVGKIESLEVLSVRYNNIKQLPTTVSSLLSLRELDVSFNELESVPENLCFATSLVKMNIGNNFADLRSLPRAIGNLEMLEELDISNNQIRVLPDSFRMLTRLRVLRVEENPLEVPPRHIAEKGAQAVVQYMAELVVKRDVKAQPVKQKKTWAQICCFSRSNKRKRNGEDYVKA